In the genome of Streptomyces collinus, one region contains:
- the fahA gene encoding fumarylacetoacetase has protein sequence MPPFDVPEGDPFGPHNLPYGVFSLPGSSHRTVGVRLGDHVLDAGAAAHALGSPYASLLARPTLNPLLAAGRTTWSDVRRALTAWVTVPSHRETVAPLFHPLASVDLHLPFEVADYVDFYASENHARNVGQIFRPDAEDSLTPNWKHLPIGYHGRSGTVVVSGTEIARPSGQRKAPTDAAPVFGPSVRLDIEAEVGFVVGVPSRMGAPVALGDFREHVFGLCLLNDWSARDIQAWEYVPLGPFLGKSFATSVSAWITPLDALEEALVAPPARTHGLLPYLDDSDEEPGGYDLRISVAVNGHVVSEPPFSTMYWTAAQQLAHMTVNGASLRTGDLYGSGTVSGPADGERGSLLELTWNGREPLELPDGKRTFLEDGDEVTLSAWAPGPNGVRVGLSEVTGRVVQG, from the coding sequence ATGCCCCCCTTCGATGTCCCCGAGGGCGACCCCTTCGGCCCGCACAACCTGCCGTACGGCGTGTTCTCCCTCCCCGGCTCGTCCCACCGGACCGTGGGCGTCCGGCTCGGCGACCACGTGCTGGACGCGGGCGCGGCGGCCCACGCGCTCGGCTCGCCGTACGCCTCCCTGCTCGCCCGGCCGACCCTCAACCCGCTGCTGGCCGCCGGGCGCACCACCTGGTCGGACGTGCGCCGGGCGCTGACCGCCTGGGTGACCGTGCCGTCCCACCGCGAGACCGTCGCACCGCTGTTCCACCCCCTGGCGTCGGTGGACCTGCACCTTCCGTTCGAGGTCGCGGACTACGTCGACTTCTACGCCTCCGAGAACCACGCCCGGAACGTCGGGCAGATCTTCCGCCCCGACGCCGAGGACTCCCTCACCCCCAACTGGAAGCACCTGCCGATCGGCTACCACGGCCGCTCCGGCACGGTCGTCGTCTCCGGCACGGAGATCGCACGCCCGTCCGGCCAGCGCAAGGCGCCCACGGACGCCGCGCCCGTCTTCGGCCCGTCCGTCCGCCTGGACATCGAGGCCGAGGTCGGCTTCGTCGTCGGCGTGCCCTCCCGGATGGGCGCGCCGGTGGCCCTCGGCGACTTCCGCGAGCACGTGTTCGGGCTGTGCCTCCTCAACGACTGGTCCGCACGCGACATCCAGGCCTGGGAGTACGTCCCCCTCGGCCCGTTCCTCGGCAAGTCCTTCGCCACGTCGGTGTCGGCCTGGATCACCCCGCTGGACGCCCTGGAGGAGGCGCTCGTGGCGCCTCCGGCCCGGACGCACGGGCTGCTGCCCTACCTGGACGACAGCGACGAGGAACCCGGCGGCTACGACCTGCGGATCAGCGTCGCCGTCAACGGCCACGTCGTCTCCGAACCGCCCTTCTCCACCATGTACTGGACGGCCGCCCAGCAGCTGGCCCACATGACCGTCAACGGCGCCTCCCTGCGCACCGGCGACCTCTACGGCTCCGGCACGGTCAGCGGCCCGGCGGACGGGGAGCGCGGCTCCCTGCTGGAGCTGACCTGGAACGGCCGCGAGCCGCTCGAACTCCCCGACGGCAAGCGCACGTTCCTGGAGGACGGCGACGAGGTGACCCTCTCGGCCTGGGCCCCGGGACCGAACGGCGTACGGGTCGGGCTGAGCGAGGTGACGGGGCGGGTGGTCCAGGGCTGA
- a CDS encoding DegT/DnrJ/EryC1/StrS family aminotransferase — protein MAIGEAGPGSVRHGAQPKRLEEAMRVRLGRECVYVPSCRFGLYVALRHWCPPGGRVLMSPVNDDVIFFVVLAAGLRPVQAPLNPLDASIDIDAVPDEVWGSVSAVLTTNLYGNPDPAPRLRQKCDALGIPLFEDGAHAIGSRVGDRPVGAWGEASVFSLSKHVGAKAGGMLSLADPGLREAVEKTCAGLLAPRRTSAELAYLIRPYAEAAVRGLRLRRAAWSAIRLLGLADREEIRMPLRPDELALAARRTPGLDAHHPWVRVDMHDYRLEAGRLRLRRIGRGLDRLDDVLDACRAGTELLLSTPWAKPRDAYGTQPLFRVPLFVADRDAAVAALARRGIVVGYLYDPPLDDYAGAEFTDPSPAPEAARWFARHALPVDPLRARAVAEVLERSGARPVRAPGEGELPGNRPTPGGLGQSRD, from the coding sequence ATGGCCATAGGGGAGGCCGGTCCGGGTTCGGTGCGGCATGGCGCACAGCCGAAACGGCTGGAAGAGGCCATGCGCGTCCGGCTCGGCCGGGAATGTGTGTACGTACCGTCGTGCCGTTTCGGGCTGTACGTGGCGCTGCGCCACTGGTGCCCGCCCGGCGGACGGGTGCTGATGTCGCCGGTCAACGACGACGTGATCTTCTTCGTCGTGCTCGCGGCCGGACTGCGCCCGGTGCAGGCGCCGTTGAACCCGCTCGACGCGTCCATCGACATCGATGCCGTGCCGGACGAGGTGTGGGGCTCGGTGTCGGCCGTCCTCACCACGAACCTGTACGGGAACCCGGACCCGGCGCCGCGTCTGCGGCAGAAGTGCGACGCGCTGGGGATCCCGCTCTTCGAGGACGGGGCGCACGCGATCGGCAGCCGGGTGGGGGACAGACCGGTCGGGGCGTGGGGCGAGGCCTCCGTGTTCAGCCTGTCCAAGCACGTCGGGGCCAAGGCCGGAGGCATGCTCTCGCTCGCAGATCCGGGGCTGCGTGAGGCGGTGGAGAAGACCTGCGCGGGACTGCTCGCGCCGCGCCGGACGAGCGCCGAACTCGCCTACCTGATCCGGCCGTACGCGGAGGCCGCCGTGCGCGGGCTGCGGCTGCGGCGCGCCGCCTGGTCCGCGATCCGGCTGCTGGGGCTGGCGGATCGCGAGGAGATCCGGATGCCGCTGCGCCCGGACGAACTCGCCCTCGCCGCCCGTCGGACGCCCGGGCTCGACGCCCACCACCCGTGGGTGCGCGTCGACATGCACGACTACCGCCTGGAGGCTGGCCGGCTGCGGCTGCGGCGCATCGGGCGGGGGCTCGACCGGCTGGACGACGTCCTGGACGCCTGCCGGGCGGGCACGGAGCTGCTGCTCTCCACGCCCTGGGCCAAGCCGCGTGACGCCTACGGCACCCAGCCGTTGTTCCGTGTGCCGCTGTTCGTGGCCGACCGGGACGCGGCGGTGGCGGCTCTGGCGCGACGGGGCATCGTCGTCGGCTACCTCTACGACCCGCCCCTCGACGACTACGCCGGTGCGGAGTTCACCGACCCCTCGCCGGCCCCCGAGGCGGCCCGCTGGTTCGCCCGGCACGCGCTGCCCGTGGACCCGCTGCGGGCGCGGGCGGTCGCCGAGGTGCTGGAGCGGTCCGGGGCGCGGCCGGTGCGGGCGCCGGGAGAAGGAGAGCTGCCCGGGAACAGGCCGACACCGGGAGGGCTGGGACAGTCCCGTGACTGA
- a CDS encoding lipopolysaccharide biosynthesis protein produces the protein MTEIQVHEPAAARSDGGGPKPADGDHTHDSLFKNAYFLMLSTGVSAVLGLGFWLVAARYYTEEAVGQGSAAIAAMRLLASITATTMIGAVVRFVPRAGRRTGRLVSGTYIASSLVVALAAAVFLLTLDAWGASYAPLGTPMAGAVFVAACVAWALLTLQDGVLTGLRKAEWVPAGNAVFSVGKLILLAVFASMLPVLGIFVSWAVAIAFSTLPLGWLIFRRLIPRQAAADRDKEPPKIKDMGRFLAGDSLGALFSLAMINLLPVMVAVRFSAAENGYFYVAYTVGGTMEFMAINMASSLTAHASHDPRQLADGVRGALRRMTLLLVPVVAVLVVFAPYILTPFSPDYAEHGSTVLRLLALGALPRVVVELYIGVLRVQGRTGVLAALQGAMCALVLGSAAVLFTPSGIAGAGWAVLLSMTLIAVVSMAGLRAALRQDDSVPAARPPAAPSYGTHWAKLNATAGYGTTWARRAAYQPKEGDQDTVTLFIGRPGYEREALQADTLALIVRPEGPTGQPPPHDPGEPDQEPRERRLRGALWSLLGVAVVFFWASLRDLPWLDRASETALTGRQLLEGLPLPSLTAGGLLLVVFVAAVTLSTRRDPWLPGTALGAALIALYAAPAALGREPRPVDGALYEKTAGFLADAVGLSGPEPLLRWAPPVCQLLCLVPLGLLLASAGGRLPWPGRWGVLYLVAVGGWVWRDALAPVAPPLLVALTLLLLLHRAVTAWARTRTTASTGPLADRTADEPPSGPPRD, from the coding sequence GTGACTGAGATCCAGGTGCACGAGCCCGCCGCCGCGCGCAGCGACGGCGGCGGGCCGAAGCCTGCCGACGGCGACCACACCCACGACTCGCTCTTCAAGAACGCCTACTTCCTCATGCTCAGCACCGGCGTCTCCGCCGTGCTGGGCCTCGGATTCTGGCTGGTGGCCGCCCGTTACTACACGGAGGAGGCCGTCGGCCAGGGCTCCGCCGCGATCGCCGCGATGCGGCTGCTCGCCAGCATCACGGCGACGACGATGATCGGTGCCGTAGTCCGCTTCGTCCCCCGCGCGGGACGCCGGACCGGGCGCCTGGTGTCGGGCACGTACATCGCCAGTTCGCTGGTCGTGGCGCTCGCGGCCGCCGTCTTCCTGCTGACGCTCGATGCGTGGGGAGCGTCCTACGCGCCCCTGGGCACACCCATGGCGGGAGCGGTGTTCGTCGCGGCCTGTGTGGCCTGGGCGCTGCTCACCCTCCAGGACGGGGTGCTCACCGGACTGCGCAAGGCGGAATGGGTGCCCGCCGGGAACGCGGTGTTCTCGGTCGGGAAGCTAATCCTCCTGGCCGTCTTCGCCAGCATGCTGCCCGTGCTCGGCATCTTCGTCTCCTGGGCGGTGGCGATCGCCTTCTCCACGCTGCCGCTGGGCTGGCTGATCTTCCGCCGGCTCATCCCGCGGCAGGCGGCGGCCGACCGCGACAAGGAACCCCCGAAGATCAAGGACATGGGCCGCTTCCTGGCCGGGGACTCGCTGGGCGCCCTGTTCAGCCTGGCGATGATCAACCTGCTGCCGGTGATGGTCGCGGTCCGCTTCAGCGCCGCTGAGAACGGCTACTTCTACGTGGCGTACACCGTCGGCGGCACGATGGAGTTCATGGCCATCAACATGGCCTCGTCGCTCACCGCGCACGCCTCGCACGACCCCCGCCAGCTCGCCGACGGCGTCCGGGGCGCCCTGCGGCGCATGACGCTGCTGCTGGTCCCGGTCGTGGCCGTGCTGGTCGTCTTCGCCCCGTACATCCTCACGCCCTTCAGCCCCGACTACGCCGAGCACGGCTCGACCGTGCTGCGGCTGCTGGCCCTGGGCGCCCTGCCGCGGGTGGTGGTGGAGCTCTACATCGGCGTGCTGCGCGTCCAGGGGCGCACGGGTGTGCTCGCCGCGCTCCAAGGGGCCATGTGCGCCCTGGTGCTGGGCAGCGCGGCCGTGCTGTTCACGCCGTCCGGGATCGCGGGTGCGGGCTGGGCGGTGCTGCTGAGCATGACGCTGATCGCCGTCGTCTCCATGGCCGGGCTGCGCGCGGCCCTGCGCCAGGACGACAGCGTGCCCGCCGCCCGCCCGCCCGCGGCCCCCTCCTACGGCACCCACTGGGCGAAACTCAACGCCACCGCCGGGTACGGCACGACCTGGGCCCGCCGGGCCGCCTACCAGCCCAAGGAGGGAGACCAGGACACGGTCACGCTCTTCATAGGGCGCCCCGGCTACGAGCGCGAGGCGCTCCAGGCGGACACGCTGGCGCTGATCGTGCGGCCGGAGGGGCCGACCGGGCAGCCACCGCCCCACGACCCCGGGGAGCCGGACCAGGAGCCGCGGGAGCGGCGGCTGAGAGGCGCCCTGTGGAGCCTGCTCGGTGTCGCCGTCGTGTTCTTCTGGGCCTCGCTGCGTGACCTGCCGTGGCTCGACCGGGCATCCGAAACGGCCCTGACAGGCCGTCAGCTGCTGGAGGGCCTGCCCCTGCCGTCGCTCACCGCGGGCGGCCTGCTGCTCGTGGTGTTCGTCGCCGCCGTCACGCTGAGCACCCGGCGCGACCCGTGGCTGCCCGGCACGGCGCTGGGCGCCGCCCTCATCGCCCTGTACGCCGCACCGGCCGCCCTCGGGCGGGAACCGCGGCCGGTGGACGGGGCGTTGTATGAGAAGACGGCCGGCTTCCTGGCGGACGCGGTGGGGCTCTCCGGGCCCGAACCGCTGCTGCGCTGGGCGCCGCCGGTCTGCCAGTTGCTGTGTCTCGTACCACTGGGGCTGCTGCTCGCGAGCGCGGGCGGACGGCTGCCGTGGCCGGGGCGCTGGGGGGTTCTGTATCTCGTCGCGGTCGGCGGCTGGGTGTGGCGTGACGCGCTCGCACCGGTCGCCCCGCCCCTGCTCGTCGCCCTCACGCTGCTCCTGCTGCTCCACCGCGCCGTGACGGCCTGGGCGCGGACCCGCACCACAGCCTCGACAGGCCCCTTAGCCGACCGAACGGCCGACGAACCACCGAGCGGCCCGCCCCGCGACTGA
- a CDS encoding glycosyltransferase — translation MTDLSDLPPAWSGRRALAWPGVPLLVALALWAYAVRHTDVSRLDDYGLVSALHPAFWAGLGVLTTGFWFTVRDARRPGAWSAAYVLGLLVMERATQAVLYPTPLYAWAWKHEAVIDHLLTAGGLQTADQVGDMAVYDQWPGFFAAQAALQRLLGVDSTAMFMAWWPLASSLMLLLPLLLIYRTFTEDRRLIWTAVWLFYVANWVGQDYFSPQSVAYALHVGVLAVVLRRFGRSAVRRGRPRQAVWTVVITVMIVAIVISHQLTPGMLAVCLLALCLSRRYRDWVPLVTTVVIFLAWCLTAALPFLSAAMPDMIRSIGDVGANVETGYGATPTGTGAIATSWAARLLSGSVLLLAAVGVLRQRVLRHRAWPLLLVAAAPLPMFAASSYGSEMIFRVLLFMLPGAAFFAAAALLPKVRTLAADAAAQETGNRQATGTAGPRRWGIGTWVPLAALLGGTLAFVPAYSGKDRINYFPPQEVALVRQLFDQAPDGSLVVAANRNYPDAYADYWSVDHYWFLDDARSHVDRIVRSPAATLARDMAGVDRPGRAYFLLTQGQLANSEMNGQLDKAQLDRIRKSVDASPRFRLVAENSAGWLYVLKQSEGAER, via the coding sequence GTGACGGATCTGTCCGACCTGCCCCCGGCCTGGTCCGGACGCCGCGCACTGGCCTGGCCGGGTGTGCCGCTGCTCGTCGCCCTCGCGCTCTGGGCATACGCCGTGCGGCACACCGACGTCTCGCGGCTCGACGACTACGGGCTGGTCAGCGCGCTGCACCCGGCCTTCTGGGCGGGGCTCGGGGTGCTCACCACCGGCTTCTGGTTCACGGTCCGCGACGCGCGCCGGCCGGGCGCCTGGTCGGCGGCGTACGTGCTGGGCCTGCTGGTGATGGAGCGGGCCACGCAGGCCGTGCTCTACCCGACGCCGCTGTACGCCTGGGCGTGGAAGCACGAGGCGGTCATCGACCATCTGCTGACGGCCGGCGGTCTGCAGACGGCCGATCAGGTCGGCGACATGGCGGTGTACGACCAGTGGCCGGGCTTCTTCGCCGCCCAGGCCGCCCTGCAACGGCTGCTGGGCGTGGATTCGACGGCGATGTTCATGGCCTGGTGGCCCTTGGCCTCCAGTCTGATGCTGCTGCTCCCGCTGCTGCTGATCTACCGCACCTTCACCGAGGACCGGCGGCTGATCTGGACCGCGGTCTGGCTCTTCTACGTCGCCAACTGGGTCGGGCAGGACTACTTCTCCCCGCAGTCCGTGGCGTACGCGCTGCACGTGGGCGTCCTGGCCGTCGTCCTGCGCCGCTTCGGCCGGTCCGCCGTGCGGCGCGGCCGGCCGCGCCAGGCGGTGTGGACGGTGGTGATCACCGTCATGATCGTGGCGATCGTCATCTCCCATCAGCTCACCCCGGGCATGCTGGCCGTCTGCCTGCTCGCCCTGTGCCTGAGCCGCCGCTACCGCGACTGGGTCCCGCTGGTCACGACCGTGGTGATCTTCCTGGCCTGGTGCCTCACGGCCGCGCTGCCCTTCCTGTCCGCGGCGATGCCGGACATGATCCGCTCCATCGGCGACGTCGGCGCCAACGTCGAGACGGGCTACGGCGCCACCCCGACCGGCACCGGAGCGATCGCGACCTCCTGGGCGGCCCGGCTGCTGTCCGGCTCCGTGCTGCTGCTCGCGGCCGTCGGCGTGCTGCGCCAGCGGGTGCTGCGCCACCGCGCGTGGCCCCTGCTGCTCGTCGCGGCGGCCCCGCTGCCGATGTTCGCGGCGAGCAGCTACGGCAGCGAGATGATCTTCCGGGTGCTGCTGTTCATGCTGCCCGGCGCCGCCTTCTTCGCCGCCGCCGCACTGCTGCCCAAGGTCCGCACCCTGGCCGCCGACGCCGCCGCGCAGGAGACCGGCAACCGGCAGGCCACCGGCACCGCCGGGCCCCGCCGGTGGGGCATCGGCACCTGGGTGCCGCTGGCCGCGCTGCTCGGCGGAACCCTGGCGTTCGTCCCCGCCTACTCGGGCAAGGACCGGATCAACTACTTCCCGCCGCAGGAGGTGGCCCTCGTACGGCAGCTCTTCGACCAGGCACCGGACGGCTCGCTGGTCGTGGCCGCCAACCGCAACTACCCGGACGCGTACGCCGACTACTGGAGCGTCGACCACTACTGGTTCCTCGACGACGCCCGCAGTCACGTCGACCGGATCGTCAGGAGCCCTGCCGCCACCCTCGCGCGGGACATGGCCGGGGTGGATCGGCCGGGCCGGGCCTACTTCCTGCTCACCCAGGGGCAGCTGGCCAACTCCGAGATGAACGGGCAGCTCGACAAGGCGCAGCTGGACCGCATCCGGAAGTCCGTCGACGCCTCGCCGCGCTTCCGGCTGGTGGCGGAGAACAGCGCCGGATGGCTCTACGTGCTGAAGCAGTCAGAGGGAGCGGAGCGATGA
- a CDS encoding glycosyl hydrolase, giving the protein MRFNRPHRPFRPAPGTTGGQHRKDPHEEQSAGPSASGRRRLLITSATVVSAVLVAAFALRDASGPGAAGSKADCRPTALLEPPCGAWFGAFVPHERDDLPEKVRAYEKRVGRELDIVYTYHDMSLASGTRREGRLLTPEERRVGEDHLLLLSWESKWWGGTKRQQPTWKQIAAGELDDKVIDVQARRIKDYGKKVFLSFDLEMDTRTPDNGTPADYVKAYRHIHDRFRALGVDNVVWTWITTGYLDHADEIKKMYPGDDYVDWIGYNQYNYYRCHEAGWLTFAQTQNATHDWIRANISDDKPLMLSEFGTAADANRPQRQAEWYAQVPGVLKGLEGVKAALQWNYRDPGPHCNLALANDAAWDSLRKAVSDPYLNQPLR; this is encoded by the coding sequence GTGAGGTTCAACCGCCCCCACCGTCCCTTTCGACCCGCGCCGGGCACGACCGGAGGACAGCACCGAAAAGATCCACACGAGGAGCAGTCCGCCGGCCCGTCGGCATCGGGCCGGCGCCGCCTGCTGATCACGTCGGCCACGGTCGTCAGCGCCGTCCTGGTCGCCGCATTCGCCCTGCGGGACGCATCGGGCCCGGGAGCCGCCGGATCCAAGGCGGACTGCCGCCCCACGGCCCTCCTGGAACCGCCCTGCGGCGCCTGGTTCGGGGCGTTCGTGCCGCACGAGCGGGACGACCTGCCGGAGAAGGTGCGCGCTTACGAGAAGCGCGTGGGCCGCGAGCTCGACATCGTGTACACGTACCACGACATGTCCCTGGCCTCGGGCACCCGGCGCGAGGGCCGGCTGCTCACCCCGGAGGAGCGGCGCGTCGGCGAGGACCACCTGCTGCTGCTGTCCTGGGAGAGCAAGTGGTGGGGCGGCACGAAGCGGCAGCAGCCGACCTGGAAGCAGATCGCCGCCGGCGAGCTGGACGACAAGGTCATCGACGTCCAGGCCCGGCGCATCAAGGACTACGGCAAGAAGGTGTTCCTCTCCTTCGACCTGGAGATGGACACCCGCACCCCGGACAACGGCACCCCGGCCGACTACGTCAAGGCCTACCGGCACATCCACGACCGCTTCCGCGCACTGGGCGTCGACAACGTCGTGTGGACGTGGATCACCACCGGGTACCTCGACCACGCCGACGAGATCAAGAAGATGTACCCGGGCGACGACTACGTCGACTGGATCGGCTACAACCAGTACAACTACTACCGCTGTCACGAAGCGGGCTGGCTGACCTTCGCGCAGACGCAGAACGCCACGCACGACTGGATCCGCGCGAACATCTCCGACGACAAGCCGCTGATGCTCTCCGAGTTCGGCACCGCCGCGGACGCGAACCGCCCGCAGCGGCAGGCCGAGTGGTACGCGCAGGTGCCCGGGGTCCTGAAGGGCTTGGAGGGCGTCAAGGCCGCCCTTCAGTGGAACTACCGCGACCCCGGGCCGCACTGCAACCTGGCGCTGGCCAACGACGCGGCCTGGGACAGCCTGCGCAAGGCGGTCTCCGACCCGTACCTCAACCAGCCGCTGCGCTAG
- a CDS encoding polysaccharide deacetylase family protein: MTTSARTRGEGPISPSGTPAIPVFLYHAVMDDPPEWIAEFTVTPRQFAAHLDVIVGSGRTPVTISAIADHLAGRAPLPPRPVLLTFDDGFADLPGPTAEVLARRGLPATAYLTTGAIAPGGRSLLPPAPMMTLARAAELERSGMEIGSHTVTHAQLDTLSAKDLAYELRTSKAVLEDALGHEIRHLAYPHGYNSPRVRAMSARTGYETATAVRHALSSDRDERYRIARLIVRRTHTVADVEGWLAGAGARVAPYRDGPKTIAWRWYRRARAMVHGPQFAG, encoded by the coding sequence ATGACGACGTCGGCACGTACCCGTGGTGAGGGACCGATATCGCCCTCGGGCACCCCGGCCATCCCCGTCTTCCTCTACCACGCCGTGATGGACGACCCGCCCGAGTGGATCGCCGAGTTCACGGTCACGCCACGGCAGTTCGCGGCACATCTCGACGTCATCGTCGGCAGCGGGCGCACCCCCGTCACGATCAGCGCGATCGCCGATCATCTGGCCGGGCGGGCGCCGCTGCCGCCCCGGCCCGTCCTGCTCACCTTCGACGACGGGTTCGCCGATCTGCCCGGCCCCACCGCCGAGGTCCTGGCCCGACGCGGGCTGCCCGCCACCGCCTACCTCACCACCGGCGCCATCGCCCCGGGCGGCCGCAGCCTGCTGCCGCCCGCCCCCATGATGACCCTGGCCCGGGCGGCGGAGCTGGAACGTTCCGGCATGGAGATCGGCAGCCACACCGTCACGCACGCGCAGCTCGACACCCTGTCCGCCAAGGACCTGGCGTACGAACTGCGCACCTCCAAGGCCGTACTGGAGGACGCCCTCGGGCACGAGATCCGGCACCTCGCCTATCCGCACGGCTACAACAGCCCCCGGGTGCGGGCGATGTCGGCCCGGACCGGCTACGAGACGGCGACCGCCGTGCGGCACGCACTCAGCTCCGACCGCGACGAGCGGTACCGCATCGCCCGGCTCATCGTCCGGCGCACCCACACCGTCGCCGACGTCGAGGGCTGGCTGGCGGGGGCGGGCGCACGGGTCGCGCCGTACCGCGACGGGCCGAAGACGATCGCCTGGCGCTGGTACCGGCGGGCCCGTGCGATGGTGCACGGGCCCCAGTTCGCGGGCTGA
- a CDS encoding glycosyltransferase, translating to MARSARAQEEIRRFLDIGAVQVAELDLDGDEAVLRPGPGSPPVTHGEVFVLVRRGGRPVGTLLGQVPEGADPRAVLVERARAECGPAVFGEPGEPPFTSVVVATRERAGQLARALDSLLAQDHPRFEIVVVDNAPVTDETRELIERKYAERVRYVCEPVPGLAGAHNAGLDAVRGEVVAFTDDDVVADPRWLTELSAPFAADAGLGCCTGLILPARLTTPAQVLLESHGGFAKGFTPRTYDPARPPGDEPLFPFTAGRFGSGANMAFRTAVLRSVGGFDPATGAGTAARGGDDLYGFVRVLAQGHRLRYTPYALVWHHHRETWRDLETQAYGYGAGLTAYLTAVLVNRPALLPAFLARLPRGLAHARTLTAVRETDAADGTGTGTPGDHDVRTHPWPRRLSRLQRRGMVYGPVGYLRARYALRAAVREKTAQRAQAASGAQAAHGAQTSQGAQTSQGAQTSQGAR from the coding sequence ATGGCCCGTTCGGCGCGTGCGCAGGAGGAGATCCGGCGGTTCCTGGACATCGGGGCGGTGCAGGTCGCCGAGCTGGACCTCGACGGTGACGAGGCGGTGCTCAGACCCGGCCCGGGGAGCCCGCCCGTGACGCACGGCGAGGTGTTCGTGCTGGTCAGGCGGGGCGGCCGACCCGTGGGCACGCTGCTCGGGCAGGTGCCCGAGGGGGCGGATCCCAGGGCCGTGCTGGTGGAGCGGGCGCGGGCGGAGTGCGGGCCGGCCGTCTTCGGCGAACCCGGGGAGCCGCCGTTCACGAGTGTCGTCGTCGCCACCCGGGAGCGCGCCGGGCAGCTGGCCCGGGCGCTGGACTCGCTGCTGGCGCAGGACCATCCGCGGTTCGAGATCGTCGTCGTCGACAACGCTCCCGTCACGGACGAGACGCGGGAGCTGATCGAGCGGAAGTACGCCGAGCGCGTGCGGTACGTCTGCGAGCCTGTTCCGGGGCTCGCAGGCGCGCACAACGCCGGGCTGGACGCCGTGCGCGGCGAGGTGGTCGCCTTCACCGACGACGACGTGGTCGCCGACCCGCGCTGGCTGACCGAGCTGAGCGCGCCCTTCGCCGCCGATGCCGGGCTCGGCTGCTGCACCGGGCTGATCCTGCCCGCGCGGCTGACGACCCCGGCCCAAGTGCTGCTGGAGAGCCACGGCGGCTTCGCGAAGGGCTTCACTCCAAGGACGTACGACCCGGCGCGTCCGCCGGGCGACGAGCCGCTGTTCCCATTCACGGCCGGGCGGTTCGGCTCGGGCGCGAACATGGCGTTCCGGACGGCGGTGCTGCGCTCCGTCGGCGGTTTCGACCCGGCCACCGGCGCCGGGACGGCCGCCCGGGGCGGCGACGACCTCTACGGGTTCGTGCGCGTCCTCGCCCAGGGCCACCGGCTGCGCTACACGCCGTACGCCCTGGTCTGGCACCACCACCGGGAGACCTGGCGGGACCTGGAGACCCAGGCGTACGGCTACGGCGCCGGGCTCACGGCGTACCTCACCGCGGTGCTCGTGAACCGGCCCGCGCTGTTGCCGGCGTTCCTCGCGAGACTCCCCCGCGGCCTCGCCCACGCCCGCACGCTGACGGCGGTACGCGAGACGGACGCGGCGGACGGCACCGGCACCGGCACGCCGGGCGACCACGATGTGCGCACCCATCCCTGGCCGCGGCGGCTGTCGCGGTTGCAGCGCAGGGGGATGGTCTACGGGCCTGTCGGCTATCTGCGGGCGCGGTACGCGCTGCGCGCGGCGGTCCGGGAGAAGACGGCTCAGCGGGCGCAGGCCGCTTCAGGGGCGCAGGCCGCTCACGGGGCGCAGACCTCTCAGGGGGCGCAGACCTCTCAGGGGGCGCAGACCTCTCAGGGGGCGAGATGA